In Arachis hypogaea cultivar Tifrunner chromosome 2, arahy.Tifrunner.gnm2.J5K5, whole genome shotgun sequence, a genomic segment contains:
- the LOC112737540 gene encoding uncharacterized protein — translation MLGLSYGEILLLIGVTAAVIGPKDLPIIARTAGRLAGRAVGYVQLARGQFDSVMQQTQARQVHKELQDTMAQLDAIRHEIRSISLINPGPMTRGLVDNPDQTSIPNGTKKTEDVGEDKFIPPATTNSTPTVIKDSPLLASSNSCNMQSQATTYARLAESAIIRNSLAASSTEPQKIKPELQHTVLPISAESAGLLPNRSADVKGSDIVLEAIVEAEVAHNAKEFFSQPQNQT, via the exons ATGCTGGGACTCTCATATGGAGAAATACTTCTGTTGATTGGAGTCACTGCTGCTGTAATTG GCCCAAAAGATTTGCCAATCATAGCCAGAACAGCTGGGAGGCTAGCTGGTCGCGCTGTTGGATATGTACAATTGGCTCGCGGCCAATTTGACAGCGTTATGCAGCAAACCCAAGCTCGCCAG GTTCACAAGGAACTGCAGGACACAATGGCACAGCTCGATGCTATTCGTCATGAAATTAGAAGTATATCACTCATAAATCCCGGCCCTATGACCCGCGGGCTTGTGGATAATCCTGACCAGACATCTATTCCAAATG GCACCAAAAAAACCGAAGACGTTGGAGAGGATAAGTTCATACCCCCTGCTACCACTAACTCAACACCCACTGTTATCAAG GATTCACCTTTGTTGGCCTCATCAAATTCATGCAACATGCAAAGTCAAGCAACGACCTATGCCCGATTGGCAGAGTCTGCTATCATCAGGAACAGTTTAGCTGCAAGTAGTACTGAACCCCAGAAGATTAAACCTGAACTGCAGCATACTGTCTTGCCAATTTCCGCTGAAAGCGCTGGACTCTTACCAAATCGTAGCG CTGATGTGAAAGGATCCGACATAGTTCTAGAAGCAATCGTGGAGGCAGAAGTAGCTCACAATGCCAAGGAATTCTTTTCACAACCCCAAAATCAAACATGA
- the LOC112737509 gene encoding uncharacterized protein has product MATSSFLLFPCFLLFLTFISCFISHAHGSFNYFFFFIPILPFALPFSNFAYCSLYYSSVIMPIPSLLLLLFFSPSFAILNFHQPFPIIEPDPTHTKLRISSEGLESIKRITNPIASVAVIGPYRSGKSFLLNQLLSLSCYEGFGVGHMRDTKTKGIWVWGTPIELDIDGVRTSVFYLDTEGFESLGKSNVYDDRIFALATIMSSVLIYNLPETIREADISRLSFAVELAEEFYGRVKGRDVAFQPAKLLWLIQRDFLQGKSVQEMVNEALWHVPNIDGDKNIDKVNQIRDSLTIMGDNSTAFSLPQPHLDRIKLCDMKDAELDQSYVERREQLKELVASIIRPKIIQGKTLNGTEFVSFMDQMLEALNKGEIPSTGSLVEVFNKGVLEKCLQLYGEKMATSNLPLPEESLEEAHDKSKGEVIKVFEKQCFGRRHAKKSFRQLDAEVEKVYKSIILQNEYRSSKSCEAVYTRCEDIMDQLQVLRLPSMAKFDAGFQQCNRSFARECLGPAKTNYKQRMMKMLGKSRALFIKEYNKKIFNWLVTLSLVMVVIGRFITRFILIEIGAWMLFIFLQTYTRMFWSEESLYYNPVWNFIVATWETLVYSPILDLDRWAIPLVAMLSMFIVYCWACYWKRKYGSQWLLPLHTSNTNGLNRPRTD; this is encoded by the exons ATGGCCACGTCTTCCTTCCTTCTCTTCCCATGTTTTCTGTTATTCTTAACGTTCATTTCCTGTTTCATCTCTCATGCTCATGGCTCCTTcaactacttcttcttcttcattcccaTTCTCCCTTTTGCTTTACCATTCTCTAATTTTGCATATTGCTCCCTCTACTACTCTTCTGTTATTATGCCAattccctctcttctcctcctacTTTTTTTCTCCCCTTCTTTCGCCATCCTCAATTTTCACCAACC CTTTCCAATTATTGAACCTGATCCTACTCATACAAAGCTTCGGATTTCAAGTGAAGGATTGGAGTCTATCAAGAGAATAACGAATCCGATTGCATCTGTGGCA GTGATTGGGCCATATCGCTCTGGAAAATCTTTCTTGCTTAATcaacttctctctctttcttgttATGAAG ggtttggtgttGGGCACATGCGTGACACCAAGACAAAAG GAATATGGGTTTGGGGAACACCTATAGAGTTGGACATTGATGGAGTAAGGACTTCAGTTTTTTACCTTGATACAGAAGGTTTTGAAAGTCTTGGCAAGTCGAACGTATACGATGATCG GATTTTCGCTCTGGCAACTATTATGAGTTCTGTGCTTATTTACAATCTCCCTGAGACG ATACGCGAAGCTGACATCTCTCGGCTCTCTTTTGCGGTTGAGCTAGCTGAAGAATTTTATGGGAG AGTAAAG GGCCGAGATGTTGCATTTCAACCTGCTAAACTTTTGTGGCTTATCCAACGCGATTTTCTCC AAGGGAAATCAGTGCAGGAAATGGTGAACGAAGCTCTTTGGCATGTTCCCAACATTGATG GGGATAAAAATATTGATAAG GTCAATCAGATTCGAGACTCATTGACTATTATGGGTGACAACAGCACTGCATTTAGCTTACCACAG CCACATCTTGATCGGATAAAGCTGTGTGATATGAAGGATGCTGAACTCGATCAATCATATGTTGAGAGAAGGGAGCAATTAAAGGAGCTTGTCGCCAGCATAATTCGTCCAAAGATTATACAGGGAAAGACTCTAAATGGGACAGAATTTGTGTCCTTCATGGATCAG ATGCTTGAAGCATTGAACAAAGGAGAAATTCCATCAACAGGGTCACTTGTGGAGGTTTTCAACAAGGGTGTTCTTGAGAAATGTCTCCAGTTATATGGTGAAAAGATGGCAACATCGAATCTCCCGCTTCCAGAAGAATCTCTTGAAGAGGCACATGATAAATCTAAAGGTGAAGTCATTAAAGTCTTTGAAAAGCAGTGTTTTGGTCGTCGCCATGCTAAGAAATCATTCAGGCAGCTTGATGCAGAAGTGGAGAAG GTGTACAAAAGCATTATTTTGCAAAACGAATATCGATCTTCAAAGTCCTGTGAGGCAGTTTACACCAGATGTGAGGATATTATGGATCAGCTTCAAGTTCTTAGGCTTCCTTCTATGGCAAAATTTGATGCGGGTTTCCAACAGTGCAATCGTAGTTTTGCACGTGAATGTCTAGGACCTGCAAAAACAAACTACAAGCAACGGATGATGAAG ATGTTGGGGAAGTCACGTGCTCTGTTTATAAAAGAATACAACAAGAAGATTTTCAATTGGTTGGTGACCTTATCATTGGTCATGGTAGTGATTGGTCGTTTTATCACAAGATTCATTTTGATTGAAATTGGAGCATGGATGCTCTTTATATTTCTGCAGACCTACACAAGAATGTTTTGGTCAGAAGAATCTCTTTACTATAATCCAGTTTGGAATTTTATAGTTGCAACTTGGGAAACTCTTGTTTATAGCCCAATTTTGGATCTTGACAG ATGGGCCATTCCCCTTGTTGCAATGCTGTCAATGTTCATTGTTTACTGCTGGGCCTGTTATTGGAAAAGGAAATATGGGTCGCAGTGGCTCTTACCATTACATACCAGCAACACAAATGGTTTGAATCGACCAAGAACAGACTAA